TCGATAGAGAGCGTATTGGCGGCGTCGACGATCGAGCCTAATATGTTAACGTCGGAGCCTGAAACGATATCGATGGCGCCCGCGTTAATAACGGAGGCTTTTTCAAACGATGTTTGCGTTTGATAGCTTTTATCCGTTTGCGTTCCCGTAACGCTTATGCTCGCGCGCGAAGAGCTAACCTCTACGCCGCCGCCCGTAATCGCCGATCGCGACGAAGATTCGCTTGTTTGGGCGGTTTCGGCGGCGGAGGCGATCGTAATATCGTTAAGCGCCGCTATAGATACGCTCCCGATAGCCTGTATATTAGCCGCCTCTAAAACGACGTTTCCGTCCGATCGCAAAGCAATATTATCGGCGGCGAGATTCGAGGACGAGCGTTCTACGATCGATCGTCTTTCGGAGTTTGAGCGATCCGTCGTAATATCAAACTCCAAGCCATAAGCGCCGGCGTAAAACGCCGCTCCCGCCACAACGGTTTTCAGAGCGCCTCTTAACCCCCAATAGCTCTCGTCCCACGACTCGTCGCGCAAGGCGACGCTATTTACGATAAGGTTATCAAGCGAGCGCCCGTCCTCCGATATATAGCCGCCTTTAGCGTCTGTGAGCGCCGAGCCGGTTTCGTCTTTAGCGACGACGATCGATCCTATGTTCAAATTGTTCTTGGCGTTTAGATTCGCCGCGCTTATAATAATGTCGCCTTTAGCGTCTAGCGCGACGTCGTTCGCCCAAATACCGGCTTTGCCTAGACTTTCCGTATAGCTTCCCGTATCGGAACCGCTCTTGGCAACGACGTTCTTTTTCTTCGTAACGCTTTGTTCGTATTGAGAATCCACCGCCGAAACGATCGCCAAGTCGCCTCCGGCGATCAAATTGACCTCTTGATCGGCTTTAATAAAAGAGCCGTAAACGAAAACGCCGTCGGCTATATCGGCGTTCATAGATCCGCCTACGTTCCATTCGGAACCGTCGTTAATCAAAGAACGCTCGCTCTTAACGGTCTTTTTTGAGGAAGAACCGAGTATGGAACTAGACGAGGAGGATTTTACGGAAGTTTTATCAGTTTCGTTAGCTACGGACGTTATTAACAACGAGCCGGCTTGCAGATCGACGTCGCCTCCTACGAGCGCTTTCGTTCCGTAGAACAAAGCGTCGTCGTTTGCCTCTATACGCAGATTGCCTCCTATATTCAAAGCCGACGTTTCGTTGGTTGTAGAGTTTTCGGTAACGGCATAGCCGTTTTGACCGTAAAAGCGAGAGTTGCGCAACGCGACGGAATCGAATACAACGCTCTCTTGCGCGGACAGACGCGCGTCGCCGCCCGCGCTTATCGCTCCGGCGCCGTCTATGATCGAACCTCCCGTCATAACGTTTAGAGCGCCTTCAGCCGTAGTGGAGGCTATTTGCGAAATTACCTCGTAGCGATCTTGTCCGATCGCAAAAGAGTTCGTTGTAGATTGATTTATATAGTCGCCCTGCGCGGAGATTGAGAGCAAATCGCGCGAGGCTATAGAGCCTCCGACGTTTTTTATGTCGCCGTTTGCGCTAAGATACACGTTTTCGCCTAATATCGACGCGAGCGGATCGGAAACGCCGTAAAGCCATGCGAGCGGGTTAACGGAGCTTTGATTTAGTATATCCGAGGCGCTTAAACGAAGCGAGCCGCCGGATTTAATCGTTCCGTTTATGTTGGCGATCGTTCCGTCGGAAGCGATCGAGAGTCGATCTTCGGCTTTAATAACGCCTGAATTGGAAAGCCCGTCGGCTATAAAAAAATCTACTACGTCAGCCTCTATGATAGCTCCGTTTTCAATAGCGATACGACCGCGCGAGGCTTCGCCAAGATATACCTTCGGCGCTAAGACGCTCTGTCCGCCTATATAAACGAACTCATACCAGATAATATCGTTGGTTAAAACGGCGATCTGTTCGTCGGCAAGCGACACGCCGGGTTGAAGCTCCAAAGCCAACGCCGCCGACACGCCGTTTTCCAGTAGCGCGTTGAATATCTCCTCGTCGCTTCCTCTAGCTAAATAATCGGGCGACACTCTTCCAATCGCGTCTAAAACCAACCGCTGTTCGACGAGATTATCTCCCAAACGTTTAACGTCCGATTGGGGGACGTAGCCGATTCGATCAAAGAAATACGAAGAGCCGAGCAGTTTATCTACGTCCGTAAACGCCGCGCGACTTTCGATTAAATAGTTGCGATCCGCCGTTTGATTACGATTTAGCGCGTATAGAGCGTTTAGATCGCCTTGCTCGATCGCCTTGTCGCCTCCAATTAACGAGAGCGGATCCACAAAGCCTTCGTTAGCGGCGATTGATTGAATATTGTCCGCGTATTGGCCAAAAGAGAGATCCGAGACGACGGGAATATCCGAAACGTCCGACGACGCGCCGTTTTCCAGATTGGAAATAGAGCCGCTAATAGTCCCCGCCGCTTGAATATAGGAGTTTATAGAACCGGTTTGAGCGACGGTTTCAAGCGGAAAGTATTCTTGCCACGTTTTGGTCCTATGTCCGTACTGAACGCATCCGACAACAGGTATTTTGATTTTGCAATATTCTTCTTCTTTGCTTCTGGTTACCTCCCCTACAATATACTTGCTTGCATAAAGAGGAAGCGAAATGTTGGCAAACGTTTCTCCTGTCGCGTAAATATCCCCGCCGCTTTGAATATACGAAAGATTGTTTGTCAAAGAGCCGACGTTTAACTCCATATCCTCGCTAGATCGTATAACCGATCGCTCGCTTTCGTTTAACGTAGCCGCATCCGCATAAACGCTTTTTGTTTGATTGAGAATGTATTGGGTCGAATATACGCGATCGTAAGCGTTCGCTCCGGTTAAATATCGGTTGATTAGATCGGAGCTCGCGATATATAACCCGCCGCCGCTAAATATCCGCGATCCGTCGTTTAATACAAGATCGGCGCGCTCGCCGTCGCGATCTACGCGCAGAGATTGTCGCCCGTATATAACGCTATCGCCGGTATTGTAAAGATTGACCGCGTTTAGATAAAGATCGCCCTCGGAGTAGAGCGCCGCTCTGTTTTGGTTGTAAAGCGCCAGCGCGTCGATCGTCAGATCCTCTTTCGCGGCTAGCGCGTAAGAGTCGTTGACGATTTTATTCGCGCCTTTTATATACAGCGAGCCTAAAGCGGCGTAATCTCTTTTTAGCTCCAGATTATTTCCGCTTAATTCAATTACGCTTCGCTTGCCGCCGTTAATCCCGATTCTATCGTCTATCGCGAGATCGCTTCCAAACGAAACGATCAGATCGCGGCTTGATCGAAACTCGCCCGCATTATCGTGGGTATTCGCCCTTACGTCTAGCAACGCGTCCGCCGCCAAAATACCGCCGTCGTTTTCTAAGCGATCGGTCGATACGACGGTTGCGTCCGCCGCGATAACGCCCCGATTGTTTAGCGCTTGAGTCGCGATTGAGAGCCGATCTAAAGATCCTATCGATCCAACATTGTTTAGCGCGTCAGATCGTATATCGGTTTTGGTTTCGGATACGATAACGCCCTCGTTATCGATCGTTTCGGCGCTAAGGGCGAGAACGTTTTTGGCTTGAAGCGTCCCGCTATGCGCGAGCGAGTCGGCGTTTATAACGAGATCGCTAGCGTACAGCGTTCCGTTGGTTTGCGTATCTGTAGCGGCGATTAAGGCGGTTTTAGCGGCGTAAGCGTCCTTAAGTTGAAGCGAGCCGTCCGCTAGGATCTCAAGATCGTCCGCCAAAGCGACCAACGCCGCGTCGCTTTTAACGCCAAATCCCGCGTCCGTAGAGACGATTTTAATCGATCCCGCATACATAGAACCTAGCGCCGAAGCGTCGATGGCCAAACCGAT
The sequence above is a segment of the Helicobacteraceae bacterium genome. Coding sequences within it:
- a CDS encoding hemagglutinin repeat-containing protein, yielding MLKTRPKPQISFLLSLCLIFSQALAPLRAASIELDPNSKTSLDKAQNGVDLIQIARPNNDGVSRNTYSNFNIDKQGAIFNNSDQLGVSKLGGALMANPNFQANDRALVILNEVTSNKRSDLKGYAEVFGSKAELIIANPNGITCDGCGFINASRASLIVGGSKPGFDDLRFNMGDKELLIGALGLDARESDSVDLVAKVHRVTGEILGSKRINIYAGNEEFDYATKAITSLLTQTSDNQIGLAIDASALGSMYAGSIKIVSTDAGFGVKSDAALVALADDLEILADGSLQLKDAYAAKTALIAATDTQTNGTLYASDLVINADSLAHSGTLQAKNVLALSAETIDNEGVIVSETKTDIRSDALNNVGSIGSLDRLSIATQALNNRGVIAADATVVSTDRLENDGGILAADALLDVRANTHDNAGEFRSSRDLIVSFGSDLAIDDRIGINGGKRSVIELSGNNLELKRDYAALGSLYIKGANKIVNDSYALAAKEDLTIDALALYNQNRAALYSEGDLYLNAVNLYNTGDSVIYGRQSLRVDRDGERADLVLNDGSRIFSGGGLYIASSDLINRYLTGANAYDRVYSTQYILNQTKSVYADAATLNESERSVIRSSEDMELNVGSLTNNLSYIQSGGDIYATGETFANISLPLYASKYIVGEVTRSKEEEYCKIKIPVVGCVQYGHRTKTWQEYFPLETVAQTGSINSYIQAAGTISGSISNLENGASSDVSDIPVVSDLSFGQYADNIQSIAANEGFVDPLSLIGGDKAIEQGDLNALYALNRNQTADRNYLIESRAAFTDVDKLLGSSYFFDRIGYVPQSDVKRLGDNLVEQRLVLDAIGRVSPDYLARGSDEEIFNALLENGVSAALALELQPGVSLADEQIAVLTNDIIWYEFVYIGGQSVLAPKVYLGEASRGRIAIENGAIIEADVVDFFIADGLSNSGVIKAEDRLSIASDGTIANINGTIKSGGSLRLSASDILNQSSVNPLAWLYGVSDPLASILGENVYLSANGDIKNVGGSIASRDLLSISAQGDYINQSTTNSFAIGQDRYEVISQIASTTAEGALNVMTGGSIIDGAGAISAGGDARLSAQESVVFDSVALRNSRFYGQNGYAVTENSTTNETSALNIGGNLRIEANDDALFYGTKALVGGDVDLQAGSLLITSVANETDKTSVKSSSSSSILGSSSKKTVKSERSLINDGSEWNVGGSMNADIADGVFVYGSFIKADQEVNLIAGGDLAIVSAVDSQYEQSVTKKKNVVAKSGSDTGSYTESLGKAGIWANDVALDAKGDIIISAANLNAKNNLNIGSIVVAKDETGSALTDAKGGYISEDGRSLDNLIVNSVALRDESWDESYWGLRGALKTVVAGAAFYAGAYGLEFDITTDRSNSERRSIVERSSSNLAADNIALRSDGNVVLEAANIQAIGSVSIAALNDITIASAAETAQTSESSSRSAITGGGVEVSSSRASISVTGTQTDKSYQTQTSFEKASVINAGAIDIVSGSDVNILGSIVDAANTLSIDAANNINILSAEEIAIVKEELNELKTKLSIGVGNSYNDAYIAVANLSEAVKAVDEAKRAYDEAKRDPRINASDLKFYETNIAVAVANLAQATTAVAAAGAKAAASSETGGFYADASMEVKGTQTVTEQTRVSNKASSLSADALSLNAGGDITVEGSVLTANQAVIAAVDNINISASKNAAQSSTQTKEVEASVSVGTAGVGVSGGGGFSMASDRSNYYQNSLIQVGDLSLYSGGDTVIKGASLIGDNISLTVGGDFSLISLQDSSFGYSQGSNANIGSSGSSSLSANAAKYSDNWVNNQTSIIAA